The sequence below is a genomic window from Haematobia irritans isolate KBUSLIRL chromosome 3, ASM5000362v1, whole genome shotgun sequence.
CAACTCCAATATGTACTATCTAAAAGTACAGATAGCTGAATTCCAGTGGAATAGACCTACAAAGGCAATTCAGGATTGGATTGGCTCAACTATGATCAGATAAGTGCCGTCGCCTTAACTCCTATATATCTGTTCGCATGGAATCACTGTGGATACAGCTcatcttatggcgatttcgattgggaaaaaaggtgcaacattctcgaaattgattgtcaaatataaaggacactgtcatagattttggatcctgtatcccgcgcaatattatgaattaacaataactttggaatgacactattatttAAGCGAAAATACTATgaaggaaaaagtagtgtaacaccagggcaacatattttttgcgaaacgaaaacgcccttagtcgcagagttccttctaAGCGAACTTTTTTTACCTTTACACCTTGAAAGCTGTGCGTGAACATATAATCGGGTTGGCAGTTTATGCAAGGTTGGGTATTTTACGCTAGATtatgttattttaggctcatttaCGGcaaatatttataggaaatcaAAAATGAATTCTTCGCTACCACTAAacttttttagttcatattgaatatATAACATAACaatagttgtgttcctttacgtactactagttactagtttttactagaaatcgttcctgtacatttaacaaattttgaactctgggaggattttcaatatttctttcttttactactttttactacgGGTAAAGTAAATgaactcgttttccaaaaacggtATCCATATATTTCGAAATTGCTATGAGAAAAGGGTTCTCTAATTTTGGTCAAACTGAtggcaaatttttctcataATAGTGCTGCCCCAATCACATGTTTAACTCACTGAAGAGACCTCATTTCTATAATCGATTCCGGTGTGTCACATTGGGTGCCACACCACTTAGAGAAAACTCTAAAAAAAGCTTACATTATGACTTTGCTAAATATCCCTCCATCCATCTTTATTTCGTCTGTAAATTCCTAATATTTACTTCATTACAGATTTAGACGTATGCAAATTCTTGTTAAACAAACAAGAAGAATTATTCCACCCTTTAAATTGCTGGTACGTTAAAACCCTTGATGCTGCCTTTGAGGCAGCCATTGATGTGGGCAAATGGAAGGAAGCATTGGAGTATGGTAAAAAACTTTTACCAGGATTCAGGTAAATAAAAAGAGTGAATTAAATTTCCAACAAATTCACAGCACTTCCTTCTTTTATTCCAGAAAATACTATGGCGATTGGAATCCCCTGTTGGgattactttatctaaaattggcCAAAATCCAACACCATGAATCGCATCTTAAAGAATGCATAGAGAATTTCCAAGAGGCTCGCAAAATCCTAGAGATTACCCATGGAAAGGAGCATTCATTAATTCAATGCCAATTAAAACCTTTATTAGTTCAAGCTTTGGCCGAAGCCACGGATTAGCTTAAAGCAAAATCATTATAACgccaatacaaaattaaaatttatatagaaattaagtttctttaaagactatttacaaaaaatatatataattaaaaaattctatttaaagCCAAAGAACGTCTTTCGGTATTTGGATGTATACTTCGGATGAGGGCAATAACTTCTTCGGCtttaaaatattcggatattgTTCCTACAGACCACATTTCGGTGATTTCTGTTAAAGATGCTTGGAGCAGATCCAGCAAATGTATTAAACGTTGCCAATTTGTTAAATTCTGCAAATCTTGGCCCACCTGCAAAATAGATAAGGGGAAGGGATTAAGGTGAGAAAGGCTTTTTCTGCAGAGTCCACACTAGCATGTATAGTTTgccgtaatgtgaaacgccgtacgGTCTCAGCTATAAAGAGGTCCTTTGtcagtgagcttaacatagaatcgggcagcactcattgataagagagaaggtcACCCCTTggggatcacaatggactgaaaaatctaagtgggcctgaaacAACGTGCTCTCATACATATCTAACCAATCTTACCATGTAACAGCTTTTACTTTTAcgatgtcaatttttattttattcacttCCAAAAACTTTAAGCCCCATATTACCATCATATCAAAAAAGCGGCAGCTTACCTTAAATAAACAAGCAGCCTTAGTCTTAAATATACCAAATGTTTCCGCCATTTCTTTGGCCTCTGTGCCAGTGATAGTCTCCTTTCCTATAATTTGTTGATTTAATAAAAGTGAACAACTGTTGATGAGTTCACCCATAATATTTCGGTATTCTTTAGCGGATAATACATGCTGCCATAAGTTTTCCAATAAATGAAGATGGACCAGACATTTATCTACCTtggaattgttaatttttccattttgatTTGGTTGTAGAATGCGATGCAATTTCGTTAATTGTAAATCAATTTGTTGGCGCAAATGTTTTGAGGCACAACTTTCCAAATTCTTAACAAGATTTGCCGCTGTGGGTATCACATAATTCTTTGCtagaaaatgtatcaaaaacaTGCAGTTATTATAAAATAAGGCCGCATGCTGGGGCAACTTTTCTAGGTTTTCTTTGTGGTATTGTGGCACCAGGGTAATATAGGAATTTATTAGAACAGACACAGTATTGAAATACCGATTATCATCATCGTGCGAGTCGCTGCTTTGGCGTATGATACGAttcaataatttgacaaaatcctgGAAAGAGCAATcgtttaaaaaacaaacaaggaaATAATCCAACTTTCGTTATACATACCAGAACAGTCTTAGAAACCATGCATTTTGGAAATAGAATGGGATTGTTTTCCACATCTCCTGGTGTGGTCTTCTCCGCCATTAATGTCATATCTTGCAAATCCTTTTGCATAATCTCACGGCCAGTCTCCAAAAGGCGATGGAATAAACGATTGTGGaacaatgtttcaaaattttccgtaaattTTGTTAATCTCTGTTCTATTTCACGATTAATCAAAAACAAATCCGCTAGAAGATGCTCGAAATGCAAAACATCTTCCACAAGAGACGAATTCTGAAAGTCTTCTATTGTCTCTGGTATTGATTTCATGAGGCACTTATCGATTAAAGTCTGGAGAAAGCGAGTAGCCACAATTTCCCCAATGACagcgaaaaaatgtttatcatccGACACTAGGACATTTAAATTGTCCAAGCAATGGAAaagcaatttaatattttcgaaAACTTGTTTGTATGCAGGACATGCAATGCCCGTGTCTGATAGGTTATAagaaatttgcaattttatatACTCTGGATTGTCTTCGGAAAATGTAATATCTACTGGCCTAGTTATCATGGGTATCAGACACTTATCCAATAGGAAGTCACACAACTCGGCAACATCGTATTtagcctaaagacataaaacgaACTTTGATACCCCCTCATAACACATTTGCTAGTTTCCTATACTTACTTGGAATAGGGCTATTACTGTgtcttgtattttatttatatctttggatacctgcaatgtggaacaagcTGCTCCTGGCAACTGTTTTTCCGACAATTGTACCAAATTACGAAAACGCTCTCTCAGATTCGATTTAACCATGTGCAGCTTTATCAAGTACCTCACATTGATGTTATCATAGGCAGGACTGGccaataataatttttgtacATCAGCCGAGGCCGAATGATGAAtgatattatttaatttcttcaaTAAATCCAAAGCAATCATATGTTCATTCGAACTCGACTCTTCCAGcaattggaaaatttcatctgcTGCTAGAATGCGATTGGTCACATCCAAATCGTACAGGACctttttgaattttcttattGCCGTCACCAGTTCTTTGTCCGAAAGGGATACATCATCATATGATAACGAGTTGAGCAATAAATATCCTTGTTTTTGTAAATTGCTTCCATCGTCCGCGTACAAGTAGGCATTTGTAGTATTTGGCAGAAACTCTACATATATAT
It includes:
- the LOC142228817 gene encoding centromere/kinetochore protein zw10-like, which translates into the protein MEVLDIKPNANFMKEQCQNAQDIKLQMVTLQEQMQRFKERVSKYIEDIYVEFLPNTTNAYLYADDGSNLQKQGYLLLNSLSYDDVSLSDKELVTAIRKFKKVLYDLDVTNRILAADEIFQLLEESSSNEHMIALDLLKKLNNIIHHSASADVQKLLLASPAYDNINVRYLIKLHMVKSNLRERFRNLVQLSEKQLPGAACSTLQVSKDINKIQDTVIALFQAKYDVAELCDFLLDKCLIPMITRPVDITFSEDNPEYIKLQISYNLSDTGIACPAYKQVFENIKLLFHCLDNLNVLVSDDKHFFAVIGEIVATRFLQTLIDKCLMKSIPETIEDFQNSSLVEDVLHFEHLLADLFLINREIEQRLTKFTENFETLFHNRLFHRLLETGREIMQKDLQDMTLMAEKTTPGDVENNPILFPKCMVSKTVLDFVKLLNRIIRQSSDSHDDDNRYFNTVSVLINSYITLVPQYHKENLEKLPQHAALFYNNCMFLIHFLAKNYVIPTAANLVKNLESCASKHLRQQIDLQLTKLHRILQPNQNGKINNSKVDKCLVHLHLLENLWQHVLSAKEYRNIMGELINSCSLLLNQQIIGKETITGTEAKEMAETFGIFKTKAACLFKVGQDLQNLTNWQRLIHLLDLLQASLTEITEMWSVGTISEYFKAEEVIALIRSIHPNTERRSLALNRIF